One part of the Mycobacterium marinum genome encodes these proteins:
- a CDS encoding adenylate/guanylate cyclase domain-containing protein, translating into MERVWQWAWDRCGARYSWAICVVTFAVVLPVYLLLSFWVVAFENSGHYIEAAVVTVAVVSLGLWVIFLPSVVRRRLPEKWAADHDVDRLSALEATYGYGRGVVARGLGSNVVLGAFNLVAVGAVAGASGSRLVQYGIVGAATGIGIQLIAIHSFVEAALRPARVAIIGDTAIGDSLPRSRPTFAAWSNLSVFGVAFNFAIVGAMLAGLISQAHTVPLVSLVIGAGMAVVFGVPVIVAPSFSPSMQPIRDLAAGTERVAAGDYSRRLPVVQDDDLGALAASFNHMQAGLVERQRLQTAFGTYVDPGLAARLLEQGDDVFTGERRQVTVMFVDVRDFTPFAEAHTAEATVSRLNELFEIVVPTVVDAGGHVNKFLGDGALAVFGAPNDLADHADAAVAAAILIHRRVVERFGEEFRIGIGINTGVVIAGTIGGGGKLEFTLIGDTVNVAARVEQLTKATGDAILLTQQCVDAQGSRPAGLIDRGLHVLKGKSAAIQVFGLHQESDMRADLTH; encoded by the coding sequence ATGGAACGCGTTTGGCAGTGGGCCTGGGATCGGTGTGGGGCACGATATTCGTGGGCGATTTGTGTAGTCACGTTCGCGGTGGTGCTGCCGGTTTATCTTTTGCTGTCTTTTTGGGTCGTCGCCTTCGAGAACTCGGGTCACTACATTGAGGCGGCGGTGGTCACCGTTGCCGTCGTATCGCTCGGATTGTGGGTGATCTTTCTTCCCAGCGTCGTGCGGCGCCGCCTCCCAGAGAAGTGGGCCGCTGATCATGACGTCGATCGGCTCAGCGCTTTGGAAGCGACCTATGGGTACGGCCGGGGCGTCGTGGCCCGAGGGCTGGGCAGCAATGTTGTCTTGGGAGCATTCAACCTGGTCGCTGTTGGCGCCGTCGCCGGAGCAAGTGGGTCGCGGCTGGTTCAGTACGGGATCGTGGGCGCCGCCACCGGGATTGGAATCCAGCTGATCGCTATTCACAGCTTCGTAGAGGCGGCGCTGCGCCCCGCCCGGGTGGCGATCATCGGCGATACGGCGATCGGCGACTCGCTGCCTCGTTCTCGCCCCACTTTCGCGGCGTGGTCGAACCTGTCCGTGTTTGGAGTCGCGTTCAATTTCGCCATTGTGGGCGCCATGTTGGCGGGTCTGATCAGCCAGGCGCATACGGTGCCGCTCGTTTCTCTGGTGATCGGTGCCGGTATGGCGGTTGTCTTTGGAGTGCCGGTCATCGTTGCTCCGTCGTTCTCACCGTCGATGCAACCGATTAGGGACCTTGCCGCCGGGACCGAACGTGTCGCGGCCGGTGACTACAGCCGGCGCCTCCCGGTGGTTCAAGACGATGACCTCGGCGCGCTGGCCGCGTCGTTCAACCACATGCAGGCCGGTTTGGTTGAGCGGCAACGACTTCAGACAGCGTTCGGGACGTATGTCGATCCCGGTCTGGCGGCGCGGCTACTGGAGCAAGGCGACGATGTCTTCACCGGGGAGCGCCGCCAGGTCACCGTGATGTTCGTCGATGTGCGTGACTTCACCCCGTTCGCCGAAGCCCACACCGCCGAGGCCACCGTCTCGCGCCTCAACGAGTTGTTCGAGATCGTGGTGCCCACCGTCGTGGACGCTGGGGGGCACGTCAACAAGTTCCTCGGTGACGGGGCGCTGGCCGTCTTTGGCGCCCCCAACGACCTTGCGGACCACGCCGATGCCGCTGTCGCCGCCGCTATTCTGATTCACCGCCGTGTCGTTGAGCGATTCGGCGAGGAGTTTCGCATCGGCATCGGAATCAATACCGGGGTTGTGATCGCCGGAACCATCGGCGGCGGCGGCAAACTCGAGTTCACCCTCATCGGTGACACCGTCAACGTCGCAGCTCGGGTCGAGCAACTGACCAAGGCCACCGGTGACGCGATCCTTCTCACCCAGCAGTGCGTCGATGCGCAGGGGTCACGCCCCGCTGGACTCATCGACCGTGGACTGCATGTGCTGAAAGGAAAATCGGCCGCCATCCAGGTGTTCGGCCTTCACCAAGAGAGCGACATGCGGGCCGACCTCACCCACTAA
- a CDS encoding IS3 family transposase, translating into MSKPYPQEFRDDVVRVARNRDPEVPLEQIASDFGIHYTTLYGWLKKADVDDGKRAGTTTSESAELREARKRIRLLEQENEVLRRAAAYLSQAHLPGK; encoded by the coding sequence GTGTCTAAGCCGTACCCTCAGGAGTTCCGCGACGACGTTGTCCGGGTCGCCCGCAACCGTGATCCCGAGGTTCCGTTGGAGCAGATTGCCTCGGATTTCGGGATCCACTACACGACGCTGTACGGGTGGCTGAAGAAGGCCGATGTCGACGACGGTAAGCGGGCCGGGACGACCACCAGCGAATCAGCCGAACTGCGGGAAGCGCGTAAGCGAATTCGTTTGCTAGAGCAGGAAAATGAAGTGCTGCGCCGGGCGGCGGCCTATCTCTCGCAGGCGCATCTTCCGGGAAAATGA